One genomic region from Alteromonas pelagimontana encodes:
- the glnK gene encoding P-II family nitrogen regulator, translating into MKLVTAIIKPYKLDDVREAISEIGIDGLTVTEVKGFGRQKGHTELYRGAEYQVDFLPKVKLEIAVQDDQVERLVESIVDAAKTGKIGDGKVFVYDLEHAVRIRTGESDGDAL; encoded by the coding sequence ATGAAATTAGTCACAGCGATCATCAAGCCCTATAAGCTGGATGATGTTCGTGAAGCCATTTCCGAAATCGGTATCGACGGGTTGACCGTTACCGAAGTGAAAGGTTTTGGACGTCAAAAAGGCCACACTGAGCTCTATCGAGGAGCAGAATATCAGGTGGATTTTTTACCAAAAGTGAAACTCGAAATCGCTGTTCAGGATGATCAGGTCGAGCGTCTGGTGGAATCTATAGTGGACGCTGCTAAAACCGGCAAAATTGGAGATGGCAAAGTCTTTGTCTATGACCTTGAACACGCTGTACGTATTCGTACCGGCGAGTCAGATGGTGATGCGTTGTAG
- a CDS encoding UDP-glucuronic acid decarboxylase family protein, with the protein MAHLKKRVLIAGGAGFIGTNLSHRLLRDGYKVFCVDNFSSGTKANLSSHENFFLLEQDVAQPIDIDVDWIFNLACCASPVQYQADPLQTIRTNTLGVANLLTLARNCNATLLQASTSEVYGNPSVHPQTEDYFGNVNPIGPRACYDEGKRCAEATCMDFHRTYGTPVKIARIFNTYGPGMQPDDGRVISNFIVQALKNEPITVYGDGSQTRSFCFVDDLVEGLLALMFSPSDFVGPVNLGNPGEFTVEELAHQVIAMTGSTSEIVYHPLPTDDPVRRKPDINRAKEALGWKPRIPLEKGLKSTISYFDDLLAVKSAVRRDEEPVLMPIATG; encoded by the coding sequence ATGGCACATCTTAAAAAAAGAGTGCTTATCGCCGGCGGGGCTGGATTTATAGGTACGAATCTAAGTCACCGGTTATTACGTGATGGCTACAAAGTTTTTTGTGTAGATAACTTTTCAAGCGGCACCAAAGCCAACTTGTCATCTCACGAAAATTTCTTTCTTCTTGAACAAGACGTGGCGCAGCCGATAGACATTGATGTCGACTGGATTTTTAACCTCGCCTGTTGCGCTTCTCCCGTTCAGTATCAGGCAGACCCGCTCCAAACCATCCGTACTAATACTTTAGGCGTGGCAAATTTGCTGACGCTTGCCAGAAACTGTAATGCCACTTTACTGCAAGCGTCTACCAGCGAAGTTTATGGTAATCCCAGTGTGCATCCGCAAACAGAAGATTATTTTGGCAACGTTAATCCTATCGGGCCCCGCGCCTGTTATGACGAAGGCAAGCGGTGCGCCGAAGCTACATGTATGGATTTTCATCGCACTTACGGCACACCTGTCAAAATTGCGCGTATTTTTAACACCTACGGCCCAGGCATGCAGCCGGATGATGGCAGAGTAATTTCAAACTTTATTGTTCAAGCGCTGAAAAATGAACCTATTACGGTTTACGGCGATGGCAGTCAGACCCGGTCCTTCTGCTTTGTTGACGATCTGGTAGAAGGTTTGCTGGCGTTAATGTTCTCACCTTCGGATTTCGTTGGACCGGTAAATCTTGGTAATCCAGGCGAATTCACTGTAGAAGAACTCGCTCATCAGGTTATTGCCATGACCGGCTCTACATCAGAAATTGTTTATCACCCTCTTCCTACAGATGATCCTGTGCGGCGCAAACCGGATATCAATCGAGCAAAGGAAGCATTGGGTTGGAAACCACGTATTCCTCTTGAGAAAGGCCTTAAGAGCACAATCAGCTATTTTGATGATTTGCTGGCGGTAAAAAGCGCTGTACGACGGGATGAAGAACCCGTTCTTATGCCCATTGCGACCGGTTGA
- a CDS encoding exopolysaccharide biosynthesis protein codes for MAEQLSLTGVLKHLDDDADDQKLTIGQVVRTFGGRGYGPLLLALTLIEILPTGAIPGVPTFVSVLIVMVAGQLLAGRESPKVPQKLAEKGFNRDKFTKAREKLYPYTNKIDRILKPRLSQFTSDTMKRVVGGICILLALAMPPLELFPFASSAPALAIALFAVGLSTRDGLVILIGLITASIVAAGTVYLLAF; via the coding sequence ATGGCAGAACAATTATCTTTGACCGGAGTGCTTAAGCATCTTGACGACGATGCCGATGATCAGAAACTTACGATTGGGCAGGTAGTAAGGACGTTTGGTGGTCGGGGCTACGGGCCCCTGTTACTGGCATTAACTTTAATTGAGATTTTACCTACTGGTGCGATACCAGGTGTACCTACTTTTGTTTCTGTGTTGATTGTAATGGTGGCGGGTCAATTGTTAGCGGGCCGGGAAAGCCCGAAGGTTCCTCAAAAGCTGGCGGAAAAAGGATTTAATCGAGATAAATTTACTAAAGCACGGGAGAAACTTTATCCTTATACCAATAAAATTGATCGAATATTAAAACCCCGCTTATCACAATTCACCAGCGATACAATGAAAAGAGTGGTGGGCGGTATCTGCATCCTATTGGCACTGGCCATGCCGCCGCTTGAATTGTTTCCTTTCGCATCATCAGCACCGGCGTTGGCCATTGCATTATTTGCAGTAGGTTTAAGTACCCGAGACGGGTTGGTTATTTTGATTGGTTTAATTACAGCCAGTATCGTAGCTGCCGGAACGGTATATTTACTGGCGTTCTGA
- a CDS encoding NAD-dependent epimerase/dehydratase family protein, producing the protein MKDRILITGGAGFVGSHLADQLLQAGYNVRVLDNLTPQVHETNDWPDYLDKRVEKLRGDVQDMDAVTQALEDVDAVFHLAAAVGVGQSMYEICHYTQTNNVGTAVLLEAIAKKPVKKLVVASSMSLYGEGAYLDESGNTVFPHERSPEELKKSNWDPRLNGQVLRPIATDENKLPAPSSVYALSKYDQEKLCLMVGEAYNIPTTALRFFNIYGPRQALSNPYTGVLAIFSSRYLNDRAPVIFEDGQQRRDFVSVHDIAQACVKALESDAANGQVFNIGSGNNYSILELAEKVAAQLGKSHLTPEVCGEYRVGDIRHCFGDISKAEKLLGYRPQVSLEQGLDELAQWLQKQSANDRVDSMRSELSSRGLSR; encoded by the coding sequence ATGAAGGATCGTATCCTCATAACAGGCGGTGCAGGTTTCGTAGGTTCACATCTTGCTGATCAACTGTTACAAGCCGGCTATAACGTTCGGGTTTTAGATAACTTGACTCCCCAGGTTCATGAAACCAATGACTGGCCGGACTATCTTGACAAGCGAGTAGAGAAATTGCGCGGTGATGTGCAAGACATGGACGCCGTTACACAAGCTTTGGAAGATGTCGATGCCGTCTTTCATTTGGCGGCAGCGGTGGGTGTTGGGCAAAGCATGTACGAAATCTGTCACTACACGCAAACCAATAATGTTGGCACCGCGGTACTGCTGGAAGCGATAGCGAAAAAGCCTGTGAAAAAGCTGGTAGTGGCTTCCAGCATGAGTCTGTATGGCGAAGGTGCTTATTTGGACGAAAGTGGTAATACTGTTTTTCCACATGAACGGTCGCCGGAAGAGCTGAAGAAAAGCAATTGGGACCCCCGACTTAATGGGCAGGTTTTACGACCCATTGCTACTGACGAAAATAAGCTTCCCGCTCCTTCCTCAGTTTATGCATTATCCAAGTATGACCAGGAAAAGCTCTGTTTGATGGTAGGTGAAGCCTACAACATTCCCACCACAGCCCTGCGCTTTTTCAACATCTACGGCCCACGACAAGCACTGTCTAATCCTTACACTGGTGTGCTTGCTATCTTTTCGTCGCGCTATTTAAATGATCGTGCACCAGTAATTTTTGAAGATGGTCAGCAAAGGCGTGATTTTGTGAGCGTTCATGACATTGCCCAGGCCTGTGTAAAGGCACTGGAATCCGATGCCGCCAACGGACAAGTCTTTAATATCGGTAGCGGAAATAATTACTCTATTCTCGAACTGGCCGAAAAGGTCGCCGCTCAACTGGGCAAATCCCATCTCACACCGGAAGTGTGCGGAGAATATCGGGTAGGAGATATTCGCCATTGCTTCGGTGACATCAGCAAAGCGGAAAAGCTGCTGGGTTACCGCCCCCAGGTTTCATTAGAGCAAGGGTTGGACGAGCTTGCTCAGTGGCTGCAAAAACAAAGCGCCAATGATCGCGTTGACAGCATGCGTAGCGAGTTATCCAGCAGGGGGTTGAGCAGATGA
- a CDS encoding cell envelope integrity protein TolA: protein MTSSIIAPVYAPERAVVMAKTHGRNNSGRWLWIISLLLHTGVVLIVIFSSFSRSPKTLYSPPIKAKLIIAAPPIAPSLSEEKSVLQERSPEEKKEEANPPTASAPAQPANITPAPATTSEVSDSFAPEHPVKPKLTTRQTLNNYFSQRQSAQIDALAEEATKNYHQQQKSPVITDSRKGSEKGKASDAPAPVNVNCSSTINKTVALFSQWTGGRLKCTPRNGEINKYIDARIKRYPQEKRLTDSPTEENRSERQ from the coding sequence ATGACATCATCTATTATTGCCCCTGTGTACGCGCCAGAGCGCGCTGTTGTTATGGCCAAAACCCATGGCAGGAATAATAGTGGCAGATGGCTGTGGATAATTTCACTGTTGCTGCACACAGGAGTCGTTTTGATTGTCATTTTTTCTTCTTTCTCAAGGTCGCCAAAGACGCTTTATTCTCCCCCCATAAAGGCAAAACTAATTATTGCCGCACCACCGATAGCGCCATCTTTGTCAGAAGAAAAAAGCGTTCTGCAGGAACGGAGCCCTGAGGAGAAGAAGGAAGAAGCGAATCCACCGACCGCCTCCGCGCCAGCACAGCCAGCGAATATTACACCGGCACCTGCTACAACCAGTGAGGTTTCAGACAGTTTTGCTCCTGAACACCCGGTAAAGCCAAAATTAACGACAAGGCAAACGCTTAATAATTATTTCAGCCAACGTCAGAGCGCTCAGATTGATGCGTTAGCCGAAGAAGCCACCAAAAATTATCATCAACAGCAAAAATCTCCGGTTATTACAGACAGCCGCAAAGGAAGTGAAAAGGGGAAAGCCAGTGATGCGCCCGCGCCAGTGAATGTGAACTGTTCAAGTACAATTAACAAAACTGTGGCTCTGTTTAGCCAATGGACCGGGGGAAGACTAAAGTGCACGCCAAGAAACGGTGAAATTAACAAATATATTGATGCGCGTATTAAGCGATATCCGCAAGAAAAACGGCTAACAGACTCGCCGACAGAAGAAAACCGATCAGAACGCCAGTAA